The genomic stretch TTCTGAAAATCCTTTTTTAGCTATTTGTTCTTTTTTATTTCTCACAGTATACTCGATTTATTCAAAAGATTAACGTTTTGAGGCCAACAAATATTTCCGCACTTCTGAAATGAAATAAAGCGATCCTGTAATAAAGATTTTCGTATTAGTCTCCGTTTCGTAAAGATTACCTAATACTTGCTGCCAATCTGGGTTCAAAGAAATACCTTCATTTTTTCCTATTTGTATTACTTCTTCCGCCATCATAGCTCTAGGATAATCAAAAGTAGTTAGTATTATTTCTGTATTGGGAATGGACTTTAACATTCCTAACATTTCTTGATAGTTTTTATCAGCTAATATACTCACGATTATTTTCTTAGGCCCAGAATACTTTTGGATGGAATGAGCGAATGTTTTAATACCTTCTGGATTATGCGCTCCATCCAGCATAATAAATGGATTTGAAATGATTTTCTCCATTCTTCCTGGCCAAAATGCTTTTTCCAAGCCTTTTTTAATTGCCGCCAAACCAATTTCAAAGGTAGAAAATGTATTTAAGTACTGTAATACTTTAATAGCTACCGCCGCATTATTCAATTGATGAAGACCAAGCAGCCCAATGGAAAGATTGCTTATTTCTTCTCCATATATAGTTTTATAAGTTATATTTCCATTTTCATTATGCATGAAAAAAGTCTCATTTAATTGAGCAACATTGGATTTATTCTTTTTTGCTATCTTAGCTATAACTTCTTGAGCTTCTTTTTGTATAGCACCTGAAACAACTGGTATTCCTGGCTTAATTATGCCAGCTTTTTCACTAGCAATTTGCTCGATTGTATCCCCAAGGAATTCCATATGATCCATCCCAATCGTGGTAATTACAGAAATTAGTGGCACTAGAATATTCGTAGAGTCCAGTCTTCCGCCTAGTCCTACTTCGATAATACCAATATCAATGGAAACATATTCCGCAAAGCATAAAAACATCATAGCTGTAATAATTTCAAATTCTGAAGGTGGTCCATAAATAGTTTTTTCTAGCTCTTCCGCAATAGGTTTAATTCGGTTAGCTAATGAAACGATCATTTCATCGCTAATCGGTTCACCATTAATACTAATTCGTTCATTAAAAACTTCAATGTATGGTGAAGTGAAGGTTCCCGTTCTATATCCAGCTTCTTCTAGAGCATTTCTAACAAAAGTAAGTGTTGAGCCTTTTCCATTTGTTCCAGCAATATGTACCCACTTATTCGCTTTTTCCGGATGATTTAGCTTTTCCATCATATACTCCATACGAGCTAGTCCAGGCTTTATTCCTAGACGAAGCGTTCCGTGAATCCAATCTAATGCTTCTTCATACGAATTTAATGTCATTATTTAAACCACCTTAAAACTGACCCTACCAGTTGATTTCATGATAAGGTCAGTTCGTTTTTTATACTTCTTTTAACGTTTCAATTCTTTCAAGAACAGAGGCTTTTTTATCTAGATAATCTTTTTCTTTTAGACGCTCTTCTGCAACTACACTCTCAGGAGCTTTGCTAATGAATCGCTCATTGTTTAGTTTCCCTTGAACTCTTGCCACTTCTTTATTCCATTTTTCTAGTTCTTTTTCAAGTCGAGCAATCTCTACATTTAAATCAATTAACGCCTCTAAAGGAATGAAAATCTCTGCTCCAGATACTACAGCAGTCATCGCCGTTTTAGATGCTTCAACATCGAAGGAAATTGTCACTTGTTCAGGGTTACAAAAACGTTCAATATAAGAAATATTTTGTTCTAGAATTTCTTTATACGTAGTATCTTTCGGTTTAATTTCAAGAACAATTGGCTTACTAAGAGGCGTATTCACTTCAGATCGAATATTCCGGACAGCACGAATCACTTCAACTAAAGTAGCCATGGCCGTAGAAGATTTAGTATCAATCTGTTGTTCATTCACTTTTGGCCATTCAGCAATTGTAATAGATTCCCCTTCGTGAGGTAAATTTTGCCAAATTTCTTCTGTTACAAAAGGCATAAATGGATGAAGTAATCGCATAGTCGCATTCAAAGTATACGCAAGTACAGATCTAGTTGTTTGTTTTGCTACTTCATCTTCTCCGTAAAGAGGTATTTTCGCAATCTCTATATACCAATCACAGAAATCATCCCAGATAAAGTTATATAACGTTCGTCCCACTTCACCAAATTCATATTTTTCACCTAAGGAGGTAACCGCTTGAATTGTTTCATTAAGTCTAGTCAATATCCATTTATCACTAACTTCAGTAACATTAGACAAATCAATTTCATTATATTTCATCCCATCTAAATTCATTAACACAAAACGGGATGCATTCCAAATCTTATTAATGAAATTCCAAGTAGACTCTACTTTTTCATAGCTGAATTTCAAATCTTGACCTGGTGATGAACCTGTTGCAAGTGTATAACGAAGAGAATCTGCTCCATATTTGTCAATAACTTCAATTGGGTCCACACCATTACCAAGCGACTTAGACATTTTACGTCCTTCAGAGTCACGCACTAAACCATGAATCAATGTATCTTTAAAAGGTCTCTCACCAGTAAATTCAACAGATTGGAAAATCATTCTAGATACCCAAAAGAAAATAATATCGTATCCAGTTACTAAAGTATTAGTTGGGAAGAAATGTTGGAAATCTGGATTCTCAGTATCTGGCCAGCCCATTGTTGAAAATGGCCATAAAGCCGAACTAAACCAAGTATCTAGTACATCTTCATCTTGTTCCCATTCAGAAAGGTTTTCAGGTTCGCTTTCACCAACATAAATTTCACCTGTTTCTTTATGATACCAAGCCGGGATTCTGTGACCCCACCATAATTGACGCGAAATACACCAATCGTGAATGTTATCCATCCAAGTTTCATATGTTTTTTCAAATCTAGCTGGTACAAAATTCACTTTGTTTTCCGTTTTTTGAAGTTCCAGTGCTTCTGCAGCAAGAGGTTCCATTTTCACAAACCATTGTAGTGAAAGATAGGGTTCTACTACCGCTCCAGTTCGCTCTGAATGCCCCACTGAATGCAAGTGAGGTTCTTGTTTGATAAATAAACCTAAGTCTTTGAAATCTTGAATAATTTCTTTTCTAGCTACAAAACGGTCCAAACCATCATATTTACCAGCATTTTTATTCATTGTCCCATCTTCATGCATGACAATAATTCTTGGCAACTCATGACGATTCCCTACTTCAAAATCATTCGGATCATGTGCAGGCGTAATTTTAACTGCACCAGAGCCAAACTCTCTTTCCACATATTCATCAGCAACAATAGGAATTTCTCTATTCAAAATCGGTAGCATGATGGTTTTACCAATTAAGTGTTGATATCTTTCATCTTTTGGGTGAACCGCAACAGCTGTATCACCCGGTATTGTTTCAGGACGTGTTGTAGCTACTTCTAGGTAACCAGAGCCATCAGTTAATGGATATTTCAAATGATAGAAACTGCCTTCAATATCTTTATGAATTACTTCAATATCAGATAAAGCCGTTTTCGCTTCTGGGTCCCAGTTTATTATATATTGGCCGCGATAAATAAGACCTTTATTATATAATGTTACGAATACTTTTTTTACGGCATCCGATAAACCATCATCTAGTGTAAATCGTTCTCTTGAGTAGTCTAAACCAAGGCCTAACTTCTCCCATTGTTCACGAATAAACTCAGCGTATTCTTCTTTCCATTCCCAAGTCTTATCCACAAAGTTTTCTCGTCCTAAGTCATAACGAGAAACATTAGATTCTTTTAATTTCGCTTCTACTTTAGCTTGCGTTGCAATACCAGCATGATCCATTCCTGGTAAATATAAAGTGTCAAACCCTTGCATTCTTTTCATTCGAGTAATAATATCTTGTAAAGTTGTATCCCACGCATGGCCTAAATGTAGTTTACCTGTTACGTTTGGTGGTGGAATAACAATACTGTAAGGTTTTTTATCCGTATTTCCTTCTGCTTTAAAGAATTCTTTTTCTAGCCACCATTTATATTTACCTGCTTCTACGTTACTCGGCTCATATTTTGTAGGCATATTTATTTCATTGTGTTCGATTGTCATAATGATTCCTCCTTTTTTAGGCAAAATAAAAAACTCTTCTCATCCTCATAAAAGGACGAAAAGAGTATTATTCGCGGTACCACCTTTTTACCCACAGAAAAAAATTGCAGGCACTTCATTGTGTTAACGATAGAGAAATCTACCGGTTATTCCTTACTATAAATTCAGGAATACTGCTCCAAGGCTACCTTCAGACATCATTTTTGAAAGCTTGCACCAACCGCTTTCTCTCTTTAAAAAAATAAATGTCCTACTCTTCCTCTTCATTGCATTTGATTCTATATACTAGAAATAATTTTAACAAAAGTTTCAAGATTCGTCAATTAGCCGCGAAGTATTTTGCATGTCGTATCAAATGCTTCCAAGGTCTTATCAATTTCTTTCTCGGTGTGCATCGTAGAAATGAAGACACCCTCAAACTGAGACGGTGGTAAGAAAATGCCTTGACCTAACATTTCACGGTAATAATTTCGGAAAAATTCTAGATTACTTGTTTTTGCTGTATCAAAATTAATCACTTTTTGATCAGTGAAGAAAAAGCCGAACATCGAACCAGCCTTATTAATCGAGAGCGGGACTTGTCTTCTAGCAGATATCTCTGTAAGTCCTTCTTCCATTCGCTTAATTAGGGTGCGGAAAACATCATAGTGTTGCGGCGTTAGTTGGCGAACTGTTTCAAAGCCAGCATTCATTGCTAATGGATTTCCGGATAAAGTTCCCGCTTGATAAATAGAACCAGCAGGAGCAATCTGTTCCATAATTTCTTTCTTTCCACCATAAGCACCAACTGGTAAACCACCACCAATCACTTTTCCTAAACAAGTAAGATCGGGCGTTACCACATAATAGCCTTGAGCAGAATAGTAATCTACTCTAAATCCGGTCATAACTTCATCAAAAATGAGCAAGGAGCCAAATTTTGTAGTAAGCTCTCGAAGTCCTTCTAAAAATCCATCAATTGGAGGAACAACACCCATATTGCCCGCGACTGGTTCAACTATGACTGCTGCTATTTCTTCTCCATATTTTTGGAAGGCCAGTTCGGCTCCTTCAATATCATTGTATGGGACTGTTATTGTATCTGCCGCAAGACCTTTAGTAACTCCTGGAGAATCCGGTAATCCGAGTGTCGCTACCCCTGAACCAGCTTTAATTAATAAAGAATCTCCATGTCCGTGATAACTTCCTTCAAATTTCAAGATTTTTTCTCTTTTTGTATAACCGCGAGCCAAACGAATAGCACTCATCGTTGCTTCCGTTCCTGATGAAACCATACGAACAATTTCAATAGATGGCACACGTTCAATTACTAATTTTGCTAATTCAGTTTCAATCTCAGTAGGCGTCCCAAAGCTGGTACCTTTCAGAGCTGCTTTTGTAATAGCATTAACAACAGCTGGATCAGCGTGCCCTAAAATTAGAGGGCCCCAAGATAACACATAATCAATATATTCGTTACCATCAACATCTGTAATATAAGCGCCTTTTCCGTGGTCCATAAAAACTGGCGAGGCATCTACAGAGTTGAATGCTCGAACAGGGCTATTTACACCACCAGGTAAGACTTTTTTGGCTTCTTTAAAGGCCTTTTCGGATTTCGAATAGTTTTGCAAATTTCTTACCTCCTATTTATTTAAATATTTGGATGCATCTTTTGCAAAATAAGTAATGATAAGTGTTGCACCCGCTCGTTTCATACTTGTTAGCATTTCTAAAACAATTTTTTCTTCATCTATCCAACCATTTTGCGCAGCTGCTTTTACCATTGCATATTCACCACTAACATTGTAGGCAACTACTGGTAAATTGGTATTGTTCTTAACATCGCGCATGATATCTAAGTATGATAATGATGGTTTAACAATAAGGAAATCTGCACCTTCTTGTTCATCCGACATTGCTTCGCGAAGAGCTTCTTCACGATTGGCAGGATCCATTTGATAAGATTTTCTATCACCAAATTGAGGGGCACTACCAGCAGCATCACGGAACGGTCCATAAAAAGCAGACGCATATTTAACTGCATATGACATAATTGGGATATCATAAAATCCCGCTTCATCTAACCCTTCGCGAATGACTTGAACAAAACCATCCATCATATTAGATGGAGCAATGATATCCGCTCCTGCAGCGGCTTGACTGACAGCTGTTTGTTTCAATAATTCAAGCGATTCGTCATTGAGAATTTCCCCGTTTTCAATAACACCACAATGTCCATGATCAGTAAATTCACATAAACATGTGTCAGCCACCACAAGAATTTCAGGAAAACTTTTTTTTATAAGCCTTGTAGCTTCTTGAATAATTCCGTGGTCGTGATAAGCTTGCGTGCCAACTGCGTCTTTCTCGGCAGGAATACCAAATAAAATAACCGCTTTAATACCAAGGCTCTCAACTACGCGCATTTCTTCTTCTAGTTCATGTAAAGGATATTGAAAAACCCCAGGCATAGAAGCTACTTCTGTTTTTGGTTCTTTGCCATCTTTAACAAAAATCGGATAGATTAAATCATCTGTATGTAAAACTGTTTCTCTTACTAAATCACGCAGTGTTTTGGTTTTTCTTAGACGACGATGTCTATCAAATTGATTTTTCATTTTAATTCCTCCTGTATTATCAAATCAGCTAGGTGCTTCATGGTGAAGGTTTTTGGTTGATATTTTACTTCCCATCCATCTGCTATAATGGCTTCTGTTGTAATACTACCAATGGATGCAATATGCCACTTCTCTTTTTGAGCAGGGAATGACTTCGCAGTGGAATAGAAGTTTTTCCATGCAGATGGGCTGGCAAAAACAATTATTTGTGTTTCATTTAGTTTCAGTTGTTCGATTAACCGTATTTTAGAATTTTCTGGAAAGATTGTTTCATAGAGCTCAAACGAAACAACGATGTAACCTTTTTCAATCAATCTATCTTTTATTATTGTTCTGCTTAAATTACTTTGTGGTATTAAGATACTTGTTTTCTCTGGGTTTTCGTTTAGCCATTCTTCTAAAAATACTTCTGACTGATAGATAGATGGGACAAAATTTGGTTCGTGACCAAATTCTGCCAGTTTTTCTTTTGTTTTTTCACCGATGACAGCTATTTTATAATTGAATCTTTCATGTTGGTTCGTAAAGAAATATTCTACAGCATTTGCACTTGTTAAAAAAAGCCAGTCTGTTTGTTGTTGTTCTCGACTCAAATCCATTTTTATAGGTCGTGTTTTAATCAGCGGGATTGACGTCACTTCAAAACCATTTTGCGAAAAATAGGTTTGCCATGGTTTGTTTTTATTCGCTTCTCTTGTTAAAACAACTTTTTTACTCATATATTTCTCAGTTCTTTGATAATAGTATCTGCACCTTCACTTAGCAAATCTTCTGCTACTTTATTTCCAATTTCACTTGGATTTGCACCAGCTTGTTCGGATGCAAGAATGATGGAACCATCCGCATTACCAACTAAACCTTTAAAATGAACGACTTCATTAGCTCTTGTAGCAAAGCCGGCAATCGGAATTTCACAGCCACCATTTAATTTTTTCAAGAAAACACGTTCTGCTTCTACACAAATTCCAGTTTCTTCGTGATGAATAGAAGTTAACATATCGCGGATTTGTTGATCACTTTCGCGACACTCGATAGCAAGTGCACCTTGTCCAACAGCTGGCAAACATAATTCTGGTGGGATGTCTTCTAGTTTTAACGTAGTATTTTCTAACCAACCCATACGAGCTAACCCAGCTTTTGCTAAGATAATTGCATCAAAATTTTCTGCATGTAATTTTTGAAGACGTGTATCGATATTGCCTCGAATTGGTTTAATCACAAAATCAGGTCGATGTTTTAGAAGTTGTGCCGCTCTACGGAGGCTACTTGTACCAATGACCGAGCCTTGTGGTAACTCATCTAGAGAATTCACTCGATTGAAAACGAAGCAATCTAATGGCGATTCACGTTTTGGAATCGCGCCAATAATTAATCCTTCTTTCAAACTTGATGGAACATCTTTCATGCTATGTACCGCAAAATCAATCACTTCATCACTTAAAGCCTGCTCCACTTCGGATACAAATAGACCTTTTCCGCCTACTTTGCTAAGTGTTACATCTAAAATACGGTCCCCTTTTGTAACAATTTCTTTTATCTCAAAATCGAACTCAGGATAATTTTCTTTGAGCTTGTTAATCACCCAATTAGACTGAGTTAAAGCTAACTTGCTTCGTCTAGAACCAACAATTATTTTTCGTTTCATCCGTTAACTCCTCGTTTCGGCTTGTTCTTTTTCTATTACAGTAACATCTGTTTCACTCAACCCAAAAATACGTTTAAAATGTTCAATACTTGTAGTTGCATCTTCTTCTACAGACATTTCTTTTAATTCTGAGATAGGTTGTTTCAGCATTTGGTTTATAATGCTTTTCATATGTTTTCCAATTTGAATGTATTCGCGTTCTGTTAGTCCAGGAAGTTTATTTTCTAAACTAGTCATAGTAACTTCTTGCATATCTAACGCTTTTTCACGCAAAGCACGAATAATAGGGACGACGCCTAGTTGCTTTTCCCACTCGAAAAAGTTACGAACTTCTGCCTCAATAGTTTTTTCAAGTTCCAGAACGATTCGCTGCCGCTCTAATGAGTTCGCGCTAACGACCCCTGCCAAATCGTCAATGTCATATAAATGGAAATTGGGAATGTATGAACAATCATGTTCAACATTTCGAGGTAAACCGATATCAATTACAAGCATCGAACTCGCTTTTTGTTCCATCAAATCTTGCATAGCAGCTTGTTTAATAATAGGTTCTGCCGCACTTGTCGAAACGAGAACGATGTCTGCTAGCATCAAATGTTCATTCATATTTTCATATGCGCCCACTTTTGCTTGAAATTGATTTGCTAATAATTCTGCATTAGATTTAGTACGGTTGATGATGGTTATATCTGCAATGCCGCTCCCAGCGAGATTTTGCAAAGCGAGTTCACTCATTTCCCCTGCACCAACTAGCACAATTTTCTTATTGTCTAATGAACCATATAATTTTTTTGCAACCTCTACAGCGGCATAACTGACAGACACAGCATTTTCATTAATTTTTGTATGGTGGTGTACTTTTTTTGCGAAAGTAACTACTTCCCGAAAAAGTTTATTTAAAAGTGTACCTGTTGTAGCCGTTTGTTTGGCGATTTCGAATGCATGTTTTACTTGTCCGAGGATTTGCGTTTCTCCCAGTACTAACGAATCAAGTCCCGCGGTTACTTTATATAAATGATTGACAGCATCTGATTCTTCATGGAAAAACAAATAAGGTTCGATTTTTTCCATATCCATTTGAAACCAGTTAGCCATAAAGCGTTTTAAGTAATATCTACCTGTATGTATTTGGTCAACAACCGCAATAATTTCTGTTCGATTGCACGTTGAAATAATAACATTTTCGAGGATACTTTTTTCCTGCTGTAATGTTACTAAGGCCATTTCTTCTTCGCTTTCTTTAAAAACTAATTTTTCGCGGATGTCGATTGGTGCTGTGTGATGATTCAGCCCCATGGTGAGAATAAACATTCGATAATCCTCCTAAAATTAAATTGAACTCTAATACATTCTACCACTTTTCGATGTGTACACCAAATAGTCCGTTTATGTATTTAGACGGAAAAAAGAGCTGGATTTTTCATTCCAACTCCTTCTATTATTCCATTCCTTCTTTGATAAACTGCCATGCTTCGTCTTTTCCCATTTTTGTTTCAGAGGAAAATAAGACAAATTTGTCATCAGGATCAAAATCAAGTGTTTCTCGCACAATTTTAGCATTTTTTTGCCATTTACTGCGTGGTATTTTGTCTGCTTTCGTTGCTACGACGATAACAGGGATGTCGTAATACTTCAGAAATTCATACATCATTCGGTCATCTTCTGTAGGTTTATGGCGCAAATCTACAATTTGGATAACACCACGAAGTTGCTCACGAGAAGTAATATACGTTTCAATCATCACGCCCCATTTTTCGCGTTCTGTTTTCGAAACTTTAGCGAAACCATAACCGGGTACATCGACAAAGAAAAGTGCTTCTTCAATTTTATAAAAATTTAGTGTTTGTGTTTTTCCTGGTTTTTGTGAAATTCTTGCCATACTTTTGCGGCGAATCATCGTATTAATAAAAGATGATTTTCCAACGTTTGATCGACCTGCAAGTGCATATTCTGGAAGGTCTGTCTCGGGATATTGCTCTGGTCGAACAGCGCTTATTATTAGTTCTACATTATTTACATCCATAATTTTCCATCCTGTTCTATTCATTATCTTTTACTAGTATAACGGAAAAAGAGGAAAAAAGCACCATGAAAAAATACTGCCCCCTTTAAGAGACAGTATTTTCGTGATTAATATTTGCTTACTTCAGCAACAACTTGTGCGATAAATGCATCTAAATCCATTGTTTCAGAGTCTTTAGAGCCGTAACGACGAACGTTAACAGAACCAGCCTCTACTTCTTGGTCACCTAATACTAAGGCATAAGGAATTTTCTTTGTTTGTGCTTCACGGATTTTATATCCTAATTTTTCATTACGATCATCCACTTCAGCACGAAGTCCAGCGCGTTGTAATTTATCTTGTACACCTTTTGCATAATCTAAATGTGCATCTGCATTAACTGGAATAAGTTCCATTTGTACTGGAGCTAACCAAGTTGGGAAAGCACCTTTGTATTCTTCGATTAGATATGCGACAAAACGTTCCATTGTCGATACAACTCCACGGTGAATGACAACTGGACGATGTTTTTCGCCATCTTCGCCAATGTAAGTTAAGTCAAAGCGTTCTGGAAGTAAGAAGTCAAGTTGTACAGTGGAAAGTGTTTCTTCTTTTCCTATTGCAGTTTTCACTTGAACATCTAGTTTTGGACCGTAAAATGCAGCTTCACCTTCTGCTTCAAAGTAATCCATTTCCATTTCGTCCATGGCGGATTTAAGCATGGCTTGCGCTTTTTCCCACATAGCATCATCGTCAAAATATTTTTCAGTATTTTTCGGATCACGGTAGCTTAGGCGGAAGGAGTAATCTTTAATATCAAAGTCTTTATATACTTCTAAAATTAGCTCTACAACCCGTTTGAACTCATCTTTGATTTGGTCAGGGCGAACAAATACGTGTGCATCATTTAAAGTCATTCCACGAACACGTTGAAGTCCTGAAAGCGCCCCACTCATTTCATAACGGTGCATCATACCAAGCTCGGCAATACGGATTGGTAGTTCACGGTAACTATGGATATCATTTTTATAAATCATCATGTGATGCGGGCAGTTCATTGGACGTAAAACTAGTTCTTCGTTGTCCATTTTCATTGTTGGGAACATGTCTTCATGGTAATGATCCCAGTGGCCGCTTGTTTTATAAAGCTCAACATTAGCCATAATCGGAGTGTAAACGTGATTGTAACCAAGGCGTTCTTCTTTATCCACAATGTATCGTTCGATAACGCGTCGGATAGTCGCACCTTTTGGCAACCAAAGTGGTAAACCTTGACCAACTTCAATACTATTTGCAAATAAATCTAGTTCTTTACCTAGTTTACGATGATCACGTTCTTTCGCTTCTTTTTGCATTTGGATAAATTCTTTTAAGCCATTTTTATCGAAGAAAGCTGTGCCATAAATGCGTTGTAGCATTTTGTTGTTACTATCGCCACGCCAGTATGCACCAGCCACGCTAAGTAGTTTGAACACTTGAATTTTACCAGTAGAAGGAACATGGACTCCGCGACAAAGGTCGAAAAATTCACCTTGTGTATAAATTGTCACTGTTTCATCTTCTGGGATTGCTTCGATAAGTTCTAATTTATATTGATCTCCAATTGCTTTGAAACGTTTAATTGCTTCTTCGCGAGAAACAACTTCGCGCTCAATTGGAACATTTTCACGCACAATTTTTTGCATTTCTTTTTCAATTTCAACAAGAGATTCATCGCTAATAACTGCCTCTGTATCAATATCATAATAGAAACCAGATTCAATCGCTGGGCCAACACCAAATTTCACATCTGGATAAAGGCGTTTCAATGCTTGAGCCATTAAATGAGCTGTACTGTGACGCAAAATACCAAGCGCATCTTCATGGTCTGGTGTTACGATTTCGATTGCTCCGTCTTCGTGGATTGGTGTTACTAAATCAAGTAACTCCCCGTTTAATTTACCTGCGAGTGCTTTCTTTTTTAGCCCTGGGCTGATAGAAGCAGCAATATCTGCTGTTGAAACGCCTGGCTCGAATTCTTTTACTGCACCGTCTGGAAATGTGATTTTCATACTAATCTCTCCTTTTCTTTTTTTAGTGTGGTTAGGAGGGCAAAATAAAAAACCCATCCCTCCTGTTGTCAAGGGACGAGTTTATGCTCGTGGTTCCACCCAAGAT from Listeria monocytogenes ATCC 19117 encodes the following:
- the hemB gene encoding porphobilinogen synthase, whose product is MKNQFDRHRRLRKTKTLRDLVRETVLHTDDLIYPIFVKDGKEPKTEVASMPGVFQYPLHELEEEMRVVESLGIKAVILFGIPAEKDAVGTQAYHDHGIIQEATRLIKKSFPEILVVADTCLCEFTDHGHCGVIENGEILNDESLELLKQTAVSQAAAGADIIAPSNMMDGFVQVIREGLDEAGFYDIPIMSYAVKYASAFYGPFRDAAGSAPQFGDRKSYQMDPANREEALREAMSDEQEGADFLIVKPSLSYLDIMRDVKNNTNLPVVAYNVSGEYAMVKAAAQNGWIDEEKIVLEMLTSMKRAGATLIITYFAKDASKYLNK
- a CDS encoding bifunctional folylpolyglutamate synthase/dihydrofolate synthase; protein product: MTLNSYEEALDWIHGTLRLGIKPGLARMEYMMEKLNHPEKANKWVHIAGTNGKGSTLTFVRNALEEAGYRTGTFTSPYIEVFNERISINGEPISDEMIVSLANRIKPIAEELEKTIYGPPSEFEIITAMMFLCFAEYVSIDIGIIEVGLGGRLDSTNILVPLISVITTIGMDHMEFLGDTIEQIASEKAGIIKPGIPVVSGAIQKEAQEVIAKIAKKNKSNVAQLNETFFMHNENGNITYKTIYGEEISNLSIGLLGLHQLNNAAVAIKVLQYLNTFSTFEIGLAAIKKGLEKAFWPGRMEKIISNPFIMLDGAHNPEGIKTFAHSIQKYSGPKKIIVSILADKNYQEMLGMLKSIPNTEIILTTFDYPRAMMAEEVIQIGKNEGISLNPDWQQVLGNLYETETNTKIFITGSLYFISEVRKYLLASKR
- the hemL gene encoding glutamate-1-semialdehyde 2,1-aminomutase: MQNYSKSEKAFKEAKKVLPGGVNSPVRAFNSVDASPVFMDHGKGAYITDVDGNEYIDYVLSWGPLILGHADPAVVNAITKAALKGTSFGTPTEIETELAKLVIERVPSIEIVRMVSSGTEATMSAIRLARGYTKREKILKFEGSYHGHGDSLLIKAGSGVATLGLPDSPGVTKGLAADTITVPYNDIEGAELAFQKYGEEIAAVIVEPVAGNMGVVPPIDGFLEGLRELTTKFGSLLIFDEVMTGFRVDYYSAQGYYVVTPDLTCLGKVIGGGLPVGAYGGKKEIMEQIAPAGSIYQAGTLSGNPLAMNAGFETVRQLTPQHYDVFRTLIKRMEEGLTEISARRQVPLSINKAGSMFGFFFTDQKVINFDTAKTSNLEFFRNYYREMLGQGIFLPPSQFEGVFISTMHTEKEIDKTLEAFDTTCKILRG
- a CDS encoding uroporphyrinogen-III synthase, with protein sequence MSKKVVLTREANKNKPWQTYFSQNGFEVTSIPLIKTRPIKMDLSREQQQTDWLFLTSANAVEYFFTNQHERFNYKIAVIGEKTKEKLAEFGHEPNFVPSIYQSEVFLEEWLNENPEKTSILIPQSNLSRTIIKDRLIEKGYIVVSFELYETIFPENSKIRLIEQLKLNETQIIVFASPSAWKNFYSTAKSFPAQKEKWHIASIGSITTEAIIADGWEVKYQPKTFTMKHLADLIIQEELK
- a CDS encoding valine--tRNA ligase, encoding MTIEHNEINMPTKYEPSNVEAGKYKWWLEKEFFKAEGNTDKKPYSIVIPPPNVTGKLHLGHAWDTTLQDIITRMKRMQGFDTLYLPGMDHAGIATQAKVEAKLKESNVSRYDLGRENFVDKTWEWKEEYAEFIREQWEKLGLGLDYSRERFTLDDGLSDAVKKVFVTLYNKGLIYRGQYIINWDPEAKTALSDIEVIHKDIEGSFYHLKYPLTDGSGYLEVATTRPETIPGDTAVAVHPKDERYQHLIGKTIMLPILNREIPIVADEYVEREFGSGAVKITPAHDPNDFEVGNRHELPRIIVMHEDGTMNKNAGKYDGLDRFVARKEIIQDFKDLGLFIKQEPHLHSVGHSERTGAVVEPYLSLQWFVKMEPLAAEALELQKTENKVNFVPARFEKTYETWMDNIHDWCISRQLWWGHRIPAWYHKETGEIYVGESEPENLSEWEQDEDVLDTWFSSALWPFSTMGWPDTENPDFQHFFPTNTLVTGYDIIFFWVSRMIFQSVEFTGERPFKDTLIHGLVRDSEGRKMSKSLGNGVDPIEVIDKYGADSLRYTLATGSSPGQDLKFSYEKVESTWNFINKIWNASRFVLMNLDGMKYNEIDLSNVTEVSDKWILTRLNETIQAVTSLGEKYEFGEVGRTLYNFIWDDFCDWYIEIAKIPLYGEDEVAKQTTRSVLAYTLNATMRLLHPFMPFVTEEIWQNLPHEGESITIAEWPKVNEQQIDTKSSTAMATLVEVIRAVRNIRSEVNTPLSKPIVLEIKPKDTTYKEILEQNISYIERFCNPEQVTISFDVEASKTAMTAVVSGAEIFIPLEALIDLNVEIARLEKELEKWNKEVARVQGKLNNERFISKAPESVVAEERLKEKDYLDKKASVLERIETLKEV
- the hemC gene encoding hydroxymethylbilane synthase, yielding MKRKIIVGSRRSKLALTQSNWVINKLKENYPEFDFEIKEIVTKGDRILDVTLSKVGGKGLFVSEVEQALSDEVIDFAVHSMKDVPSSLKEGLIIGAIPKRESPLDCFVFNRVNSLDELPQGSVIGTSSLRRAAQLLKHRPDFVIKPIRGNIDTRLQKLHAENFDAIILAKAGLARMGWLENTTLKLEDIPPELCLPAVGQGALAIECRESDQQIRDMLTSIHHEETGICVEAERVFLKKLNGGCEIPIAGFATRANEVVHFKGLVGNADGSIILASEQAGANPSEIGNKVAEDLLSEGADTIIKELRNI
- the hemA gene encoding glutamyl-tRNA reductase is translated as MFILTMGLNHHTAPIDIREKLVFKESEEEMALVTLQQEKSILENVIISTCNRTEIIAVVDQIHTGRYYLKRFMANWFQMDMEKIEPYLFFHEESDAVNHLYKVTAGLDSLVLGETQILGQVKHAFEIAKQTATTGTLLNKLFREVVTFAKKVHHHTKINENAVSVSYAAVEVAKKLYGSLDNKKIVLVGAGEMSELALQNLAGSGIADITIINRTKSNAELLANQFQAKVGAYENMNEHLMLADIVLVSTSAAEPIIKQAAMQDLMEQKASSMLVIDIGLPRNVEHDCSYIPNFHLYDIDDLAGVVSANSLERQRIVLELEKTIEAEVRNFFEWEKQLGVVPIIRALREKALDMQEVTMTSLENKLPGLTEREYIQIGKHMKSIINQMLKQPISELKEMSVEEDATTSIEHFKRIFGLSETDVTVIEKEQAETRS